The window TTACTTCTCTTAGCTTTCATCCTAATCATCATGATCTTGCACTCTTTCTAAAATGCACTACTACTAGTCGTATTCTATATTCTCTATATGTTGATAACACGATTATTATAGGCGATGATGTTGATGAGATTGCAATGTTGAAGTTAGATTTGGCTTCTCGTTTGTAAATGAAAGATTTGAGCTTTCTATGATATTTTTGGGGTATTGAGGTTGCATGTTCTCTAAAGGGTTATCTTCTCTTGTAGTCTATGTATATAGTTGGTATTCTTGATCATGCTTGCCTTATTGACACTAAGACTTTTGATACTCCTCTTGAGGTTTATGTTCAGTATTCTTCTTCTAATGGTAACCTCTTAGCACACCCTACTTTATATCGTACTATTGTTGCCAACTTGATTTATCCAATCATTACACATCTAAACATTAATTGCTTATGTTGTTCACATTGTTAGTTAGTTTGTTGTTTTTCCTACTATAGTTTGTTAGGCTATTGTTCTTTATATTTTGCAGTATCTTCGAGCACCATATCTTAGATGTTTTTTTaccttcatttatttatttatttttggatctCTGTGCATATTTTAATGTTGATTGGGTTAGTGATCCCAAAGATTGCAAGTCTACCAttggattttgtttattttttaaggattctCCACATAAGCTAAGTATCATGCTATGGTATTTACCACCAATGAGATAGTTTTGTTATGTTTGTTACTTGCTGATACAattatttctctttcttgtctCACTCCTATGTATTATGACAAGAAGAGTGTTGTTTGGATTGCATACAACTCcatctttcatgaaaggaccaagcatattgagaATGATTTTACTTCACTCATCATCACCTTTATATAAcactctttttgttttatttcttcttaCCTACAAATTGTAAACTTGTTTACGAAGTCACACTCACTTCtgtgttttttatatttggttgacAATCTACTGATGCTTCCTACAGTCACATCATGGTTATTAGAGATATTTATTTGTTAGAGTTTTATTTATCTCCTATTTTAcaattattctttctttttaggaATAAGGGTAAATtaatccttttcttttcttttatttctttttattgtaaCCCTATTTAAATTTCGTTTGTGTTGTATCGATTTATTAAGTGATGTTAATAAGAAACCctcaacttttttttcttttttacttcatGACTCCTCTGAATTTCACAAACCAAGGTAGGTGATCTTAATATATCTGAGGCTGAGCggattttattttagttattgaaTTCCAAAATTGCCCTTAGTGACTGGTCAACTTTTTCGCAGCCCCACACTCTTCTTTAATAAAGAGATTCCCTTGCCGGTTGGTTCCGACTCCCTGTTTTGACACATATCAGAGACTCCTTATTAATGGAACTCTGCAATCCAGAAGATCAATTTACAAAATTACAGACATGAGGATGCTTCTGCAAGTGCTAGTATCACTTCATCTCATCACAGTCATCATCTCCTTGGTAACCATACTACAGGAAGCAGGGGCATCTCTGACGAAGCCTGGCTGCCCAGAGAAATGTGGGAATATTACCATTCCATATCCATTTGGTATGGGGAAAGGCTGTTACCTGGATAGGCATTTCGAGATTACATGCAACATGTCCTCCAATCCCCCTCGTCCTCTTCTCCTCCAAGAAGTTCAACTTTTGCAGATATCAGACGACTCTCTGCGCATCAACGATACTGCTCAACGGAGCTGTTTTAACAACCAATCAGGGAAGGCTGATTCGTCATTTGTGCCATATGATAGAACTCATCATTTCAGTTACTCCCACACTCACAATAAGTTCATAGCCATCGGATGTGACATATTTGCTTATATCACAGAGCACAACAGTACAACATATGAAACCGGGTGTGCATCGCTTTGTCCAGACAATAACATCActgttggtttttcttcttctgcttGCACTGGCATTGGTTGCTGCAGGACTGATCTCCAAACGGATATGACGTGGTTTTATCTGCGGATTCGCAGCATCAACATGCTCACACCAGCCTGGAACTATGAACCATGTAGCCTTGCTTTCATTGCTTTCCTTCTTGGTGGCCCTGCTGCAAGCTTTACTGCCACGTCCAtgtgatattttttaatttttttttctttttcttctgaatCTTTGCTCCAGCGATACataagaaaaatcaattgataATTTTTGCTTCATGGAAATATCAGCTTTTGTTCTGTGCAAAGAAGGAATGAAGAAATTATCCATGACTCTTTGGTTATGAAATTATCCTCTGATCAGTTTTCTACATATCAGACCTGAGAGTCACAACAAGGCCATGGCAACTGTACCTAAGTTATTATAGAATGATATGTTTCGTAATGAAATTTAAGAGTAAGCAACCTCAGCGAAAATGAAGATTTAGAATTTCTAATTGCAAAGTTTAGCTTCACTACTTTGGTTCTCTTATTTTAGCTTCTAAATTactaatatatttcttttcatttatgttttcaaaagaTATTAATGAGTGCGAGGacccaaacaaaattttttgCCACGAGATAGCTCTTTGCACTAACGTCCCTGGCAGTTACTCATGCACTTGTCCAACTAGTTACCATGGAGATGGAAAGAAACAAGGAACTGGGTGCATACGTGGCAAGCATAAACATTTGCTAGCACTGGTATTTTCTTTAGGTATGGAACTTTACCATTCTCTTAACACCTAGCACTCTAGTCCCCTTCTCTGCACTACTTACTTTTGTGTCTGCTGCAGGTGCGGGGATTTCTGTTGTTTCCTTGATCCTAATTGCTACAGGCTTAAGGTTATACCGAGGACTtaaggaaagagagaaaaagaaaataaaacagaaGTTCTTCAAGAAGAATGGTGGTCTGCTATTGCAACAGCAAATTTCTTCAAGCAAAGAAAGTgtagaaaaaacaaaactctATTCGGTAGAAGAGTTGGAGAGAGCAACAGATGGCTTCAATTCGAGTCGAGTCATTGGTAAGGGAGGCCTTGGCACAGTATACAAAGGAATGTTGTCGGATGGAAGCATTGTAGCCATTAAGAAATCCAATACCGTTGATGAAAAGCAATTGGACCAGTTCGTTAACGAAGTTTTCATTCTTTCACAGATCAACCATAGGCACATAGTAAGATTGCTAGGTTGTTGTCTGGAGACTGAAGTACCTTTGCTGGTTTATGAATACGTCTCCAATGGCACCCTCTTCCACCATCTCCATGATGAGGGCCATGCATCTACATTATCTTGGAAAGACCGGCTGCGAATTGGGAGTGAAATTGCCGGAGCCCTGGCATATTTGCACTCATATGCTTCTATAGCCATCTGTCACAGGGATATCAAGTCTAGGAACATATTGTTGGATGAAAACCTCCGGGCAGTAGTTTCTGACTTTGGACTTTCAAGATCAATACCCCTTGACAAAACTCACTTAACTGCATTAGTACAAGGGACATTTGGTTACTTAGATCCTGATTATTTTCATTCAGGTCAATTTACAGATAAAAGTGATGTGTATGCCTTCGGCGTAGTCCTTGCTGAACTTCTGACAGGAGAGCAAGCCATTTCCTCGGATAGATCTGAACAAGGTCTAGCAAATCATTTTAGATCAGCAATGAAACAAAATCGTCTGTTTGATATTCTTGATAACCAAGTTGTAAATGAAGGACAGAAGGAGGAGATTTTCGCCGTTGCTAAGCTTACTAAGAGATGCCTAAAGTTGAATGGGAAAAAAAGGCCAACCATGAAACAAGTTGATATAGACCTCCAACAATTGGGCAGATTTCAGGAGCAGTTGCCTTCTCAGAAGACAATGATTGAAGAGCCTTCGTTGCAGCAGCATACATGCGAGGACTACAGCAAACAAGCTGAAACATCCCATTCGTACACATTTGGTGCAGTTACAGAAGAAATAGTCAAAGACCATGAGGTCTTGCTCTCCTAAGGAATACAGTATGGCACTTTGAAGTTTCGGTTAAACATGAGGTTTCTTTATGCTATGGACTTCCGGAATAATGATGTAATGAATGACTCAGAACTTTCTTTtactttgtttaatttgtttCAAGTATGGTATGCATATTATCAGGGTCCAACCGGGGTTGAGGCTGGTTGACAGTCAATCATGGTCAACCTTTATATACACACGAAGTTCATTTGCCAAACCCATCAATTCAATCTTCAATCTAAGCTGCCTATGATATtgacttaaaataattttgggttatatttgatttagtAAATATATGTTCAAATTCCTTGTATTTAGTAAATATGTTactataaatttttatcaaCAGCCTATGGCgacta of the Vitis vinifera cultivar Pinot Noir 40024 chromosome 10, ASM3070453v1 genome contains:
- the LOC109123335 gene encoding wall-associated receptor kinase 1-like produces the protein MRMLLQVLVSLHLITVIISLVTILQEAGASLTKPGCPEKCGNITIPYPFGMGKGCYLDRHFEITCNMSSNPPRPLLLQEVQLLQISDDSLRINDTAQRSCFNNQSGKADSSFVPYDRTHHFSYSHTHNKFIAIGCDIFAYITEHNSTTYETGCASLCPDNNITVGFSSSACTGIGCCRTDLQTDMTWFYLRIRSINMLTPAWNYEPCSLAFIAFLLGGPAASFTATSM
- the LOC100267910 gene encoding putative wall-associated receptor kinase-like 11, yielding MFSKDINECEDPNKIFCHEIALCTNVPGSYSCTCPTSYHGDGKKQGTGCIRGKHKHLLALVFSLGAGISVVSLILIATGLRLYRGLKEREKKKIKQKFFKKNGGLLLQQQISSSKESVEKTKLYSVEELERATDGFNSSRVIGKGGLGTVYKGMLSDGSIVAIKKSNTVDEKQLDQFVNEVFILSQINHRHIVRLLGCCLETEVPLLVYEYVSNGTLFHHLHDEGHASTLSWKDRLRIGSEIAGALAYLHSYASIAICHRDIKSRNILLDENLRAVVSDFGLSRSIPLDKTHLTALVQGTFGYLDPDYFHSGQFTDKSDVYAFGVVLAELLTGEQAISSDRSEQGLANHFRSAMKQNRLFDILDNQVVNEGQKEEIFAVAKLTKRCLKLNGKKRPTMKQVDIDLQQLGRFQEQLPSQKTMIEEPSLQQHTCEDYSKQAETSHSYTFGAVTEEIVKDHEVLLS